The Candidatus Margulisiibacteriota bacterium genome window below encodes:
- the ruvC gene encoding crossover junction endodeoxyribonuclease RuvC, with product MLTLGIDPGTATTGFGVVRQTEKGLLHIVNGCIKTSPKNSAESRLALIFRQVSELIKRYQPDYLAVERLFFGRNTTTAMAVGQARGMILLAAAQNKVALSEYTPLEVKMALTGYGRADKKQVQIMVKTLLKLPGLPKPDDAADALAIAICHLHSFRLKEGLLT from the coding sequence ATGCTAACTTTAGGGATCGATCCTGGGACCGCGACCACCGGGTTTGGTGTAGTCAGGCAAACCGAAAAAGGGTTGCTTCATATTGTTAACGGCTGCATCAAGACCTCACCAAAAAATTCCGCCGAAAGCCGCCTGGCGCTGATCTTTCGCCAGGTTAGCGAGCTGATCAAGCGGTATCAACCTGATTATCTTGCGGTCGAGCGCCTTTTTTTCGGCCGCAATACCACGACCGCCATGGCGGTCGGCCAGGCCCGGGGAATGATCCTGCTTGCGGCGGCCCAGAACAAGGTCGCGCTTTCGGAATACACCCCGCTGGAAGTAAAAATGGCCCTGACCGGTTATGGCAGGGCGGACAAAAAACAGGTCCAGATCATGGTTAAAACTTTACTAAAGCTTCCTGGATTGCCAAAACCGGACGATGCCGCCGACGCCCTGGCGATTGCTATCTGCCATCTCCATTCATTTCGCCTTAAGGAAGGGCTTTTAACATGA
- the ruvA gene encoding Holliday junction branch migration protein RuvA, whose protein sequence is MISHLNGILAGLDQNMVVIEVGNIGYLVKVPSAVASRLPVVGQPLKLFTIQIVREDDISLYGFLSTEERSLFSLFLSVSGVGPKMALALISAFPLDKLVAAVAKGDVALLSSVSGVGKKTAERVVVELKEKIAKKYAVTPQEMGAGIKGGESSLGADSISALISLGYSPKEAREAVMRVDLEQVTSVEGVIKTALKNLV, encoded by the coding sequence ATGATCAGCCATCTTAACGGCATCCTGGCCGGTCTGGACCAGAACATGGTCGTCATTGAGGTCGGCAATATCGGCTACCTGGTGAAGGTTCCGTCGGCGGTTGCTTCACGCTTGCCGGTGGTCGGCCAGCCGCTCAAGCTTTTTACGATCCAGATCGTCCGCGAAGACGATATCTCTCTTTATGGTTTTCTCTCGACCGAAGAGCGGTCGCTTTTTTCCCTTTTCCTTTCGGTTTCCGGAGTTGGCCCAAAAATGGCCCTGGCCCTTATTTCCGCTTTTCCTCTGGACAAGCTGGTTGCCGCGGTGGCCAAAGGGGATGTGGCCCTGCTTTCTTCCGTTTCCGGAGTAGGCAAAAAGACCGCCGAGCGGGTAGTGGTTGAGCTAAAAGAAAAGATCGCCAAAAAATACGCGGTTACCCCGCAGGAAATGGGTGCGGGGATAAAGGGAGGGGAGAGCTCTCTGGGAGCGGATTCTATCTCTGCCCTGATCTCGCTCGGTTATTCTCCCAAGGAAGCGCGCGAAGCGGTGATGAGGGTTGATCTGGAGCAGGTGACCTCGGTCGAAGGGGTTATTAAAACCGCGCTAAAAAATCTCGTTTAA
- a CDS encoding YqeG family HAD IIIA-type phosphatase, whose amino-acid sequence MNGSLDSFRNLFYPRAIVPDIFLIDTRELQDRGIKALILDIDDTLIPREVRDVYPNVFEWVQARKDEGLKLCLTSNSRHPLRVKYFSETLGVPALHFSLKPLPMAFRRSLEILGTSAAETAMIGDQLFMDILGANLVNIHSIYIDHRKEETFPPRQWMRWVERYLIDHWR is encoded by the coding sequence TTGAACGGATCACTGGATAGTTTTCGAAATTTGTTTTATCCCAGGGCGATCGTGCCTGATATTTTCCTGATCGATACCAGGGAACTGCAAGATCGGGGGATCAAAGCACTGATCCTTGATATTGACGATACCCTTATCCCCCGCGAGGTCCGCGATGTCTATCCCAACGTCTTCGAATGGGTCCAGGCCCGCAAAGATGAAGGGCTCAAGCTCTGCCTGACCTCCAACAGCCGCCATCCATTGCGGGTCAAGTACTTTAGCGAAACGCTTGGGGTCCCCGCCCTTCATTTCAGCCTCAAGCCGCTTCCCATGGCTTTCCGCCGTTCTCTTGAAATCCTGGGGACCAGCGCGGCCGAGACCGCCATGATCGGCGATCAGTTGTTCATGGATATTTTAGGGGCGAACCTGGTCAATATTCACTCGATCTATATCGACCACCGGAAAGAAGAAACCTTTCCGCCGCGGCAATGGATGAGGTGGGTGGAGCGGTATCTGATCGATCACTGGCGTTAA
- a CDS encoding FumA C-terminus/TtdB family hydratase beta subunit, whose amino-acid sequence MSAIKITTPLTEKAIAGLKAGDEVLISGRLYTARDAAHKKFGDQPPFDLKGQIIYYASPTPARPGEVIGSIGPTTSSRMDAFAPALLVAGLKGMIGKGSRGPEVIEAIKKNKAVYFTVPGGAAALLAKQVKEAKLIAYPELHSEAVLELTVDLFPAIVTIDSTGGNLFEEGRKRYENQD is encoded by the coding sequence ATGAGCGCGATCAAAATAACGACCCCGCTGACGGAAAAAGCGATCGCCGGACTGAAAGCGGGGGACGAAGTCCTGATCAGCGGCAGGCTTTACACCGCGCGGGATGCCGCCCACAAAAAGTTTGGGGACCAACCACCGTTCGATCTTAAGGGCCAGATTATTTACTACGCTTCCCCCACTCCAGCCAGGCCGGGGGAAGTTATCGGTTCAATTGGTCCAACGACCAGCTCCCGGATGGACGCTTTTGCCCCCGCCCTTTTAGTCGCCGGGTTAAAAGGGATGATCGGCAAAGGATCGCGCGGTCCGGAAGTCATTGAAGCAATCAAAAAAAATAAAGCGGTTTACTTCACGGTCCCCGGCGGCGCCGCCGCCCTCCTGGCCAAACAGGTGAAAGAGGCCAAACTTATCGCTTATCCCGAACTTCATTCCGAAGCGGTCCTGGAATTAACGGTCGACCTCTTTCCGGCGATCGTCACGATCGACTCGACCGGCGGCAATTTATTCGAAGAAGGAAGAAAACGTTATGAAAACCAAGACTAA